The DNA segment CGACACCCTGGACAGCGCCGGGACAGAGGCGACGCTGGCACTGGTGCAGACGTTGCGGACAGCCTTTCCCAAGGCCACGCTGCTGGCCAACCGGGGCTTTGGGCTGCTGCCGGGTCTGGCACGGCTGGTGAACGGGGTGCTGTTCGAGGGCTTTTCCACCACGCACACCCCCGCTTACGCCGCGCTGGACAAGGTGGGGCGCACCTACACCGCCCACTGGCTGAAAGAAGTGCGGGCCACGGGCCTGAGCGTCTGCGCGCTGGACTATGCCGACTCCCCAGCGCTGGCCCGCGCCGCACGCGAGCGGGCCGCGCAGTACAACGTGCAAACCTTCGTCACAGACCGCGCCCTCTCGCTGGCTGGAGGTCTGCACTGAATACAGTCTCAGACTTTCTTTCCCGGTCCCGCCTCGTGCGGTGGCCGGTTCTTCTCTCTCCCCTCCTGCTTGGTCTGGGTTGGACGCTTGCGGCAGGCGGCGCGCAGGCAGATACGAGATCAGACCAGTTGCGGGCCGCACGCACCTGGGCCATTCAACTGGGCGGTCTGGGCGGCGCGGATGGGCCGCGCCTGGCCCCGCTGAAACGCGCTCCCTTTGGTCTACTGGTCATCGAGCCGAACGACGACGACGGCCAGCCCTGGAGCCGCGCCGAGGTGGAAACCGCCGCACAGAGTAAATTGCTCGTCGCCTACCTGAGCGTGGGGGCCGCCGAGGATTACCGCCGTTACTGGCAGGCGGGCTGGAAGGTGGGACAGCCGGACTGGATTTTAAAGGCTGATCCCGACTGGCCCGGCAATTACGACGTGGCGTACTGGAATCCGGCGTGGCAAAAGCTGGCACTGGCCGGGCTGGACACCCTGATCGATCAGGGTTTTGGCGGCGTCTACCTGGACCTGATCGACGCCTACATGCGCCGCCCGGAACGGCCCACCGCCCGCGCCGAGATGGTGCGCTGGGTCTGCGAGATCGCCGCGCACGCCCACGCCCGTGACCCTCAGTTTCTGATCATCCCGCAGAACGCCCCCGAACTGCTCTCTGACCCCGGTTACGCCGCCTGCGTGAACGCTACCGCGCAGGAAGAAACCTTTGTCTATGCCACGGATGAGGTCACGGAAGCCGGGCGGCAGACCGAACTGCTGGCCAGCTTCAAAGCCTGGCGCAAGCTGGGAAAGCCAGTGCTGACGCTGGATTACGCCTCGAATCCTGGCCTGATTTCGCAAACCTACAGCCGCGCCCGCGCCGCCGGGCTGGTGCCGTATGTCAGCGTGCGGAATCTGGACGTGCTGACGCCAGGGCGCTAAGCCAGAACGCAGAAGGAACAAAGGAACGAGGCAGCGTGGGACTATCCCGCCACGCTGCCTCTTCTCTATTTCCCAGCTCTATTTCCCAGCTTTTCAATCGGCACCCAGTCCCATGCCCTCGCTTTCGGCAACCCTGTCCTCGGCGGGCCGAGTCTCGGTCTCGGGCAGGTTGCGTTTGACCTCGCGCAGGGCGGAATGGATGATGCCCAGCGCCACGCTCATGGTCAGCATGCTGGAAAAGCCGAAGCTGACCAGCGGCAGCGGCACGCCCGTGACCGGGAAAACCCCGGCGGCAACGGCCAGATTCACCATCGCCTGCCCCACGATCATGAACATCGCGCCCGTCGCCAGAATGCTGGCCCCGTGGATCTCGGCAGTCATGGGCCGGATGCGCGCGGCCAGCTGCGAGGTTTGCAGGGCCACCGAAACGATCAGCCAGTAGCAGAACAGCAGCGTGACCACGCCCAGCAGCCCGGTGGTAAAGCCCACCGAGGCCACCACCATGTCGGTGTGGGCGGCAAAATACTCGTAGCGCCTGCCATCTGGCCCCTGGCCCCACCAGCCGCCCCAACTCAGGTCCCTGTGGGCCAGGCCAATCTGATCGAGGCCGATGGCCCGCTCCTCATCACGGACCTGATGGCCCTGCCACCGGGCCAGGATATAGGGGTGTTTCTCCAGGTAGACCGAGAAAACGGGCAGCGCCATCAGCGCTAGCGCAAACAGAAAGCCAGTGATGTTGCTGATCCGCACACCGGCGGCATACATCAAAATAATGCCCAGCCCGAACATCAAGACGCTGCTGCCCAGGTCCGGCTCGGCAAAGATCAGGGCGGTGGTCAGCACGATCATGACCGTGGCGCTCAGGAGCTTGTTCTGCACGCCCCGGCGCGAGAAGAACGACGCCAGCATCATGATCAGGCCCAATTTGGCCAGTTCGGAAGGTTGAAAGCGGAAGGGGCCGCCGAAATCCAGCCATCGTTTGGTGGCGGTGCTTTCGGCAGTGCCCACCCCGATCACCAGCACCAGCAGCAGCAGCAGCAGCGTGAAGGCCCAGAACGGCGGCCCCAACTTCAGAAAGGTTTTGGGCCGCAGCCGGGCCACCGCGAAGGTGATGCCCAGCGCCAGCGCCGTTTTCCAGCCGTGTTCCACGATCAGATCCGGGCGCGCGGCGGCGATGCCTAGCAGGCCCAGCGCCATGAGCAGCACCTGCGCGATGATCAGTTGCAGACTCATGCCCTTCATGCGTCCTCCTCCCTGGCAGGCTGCGCCAGAGCCAGCGCTGCCCGCCGGAAACTGTCGCCCCGCTGGGCGTAGTCCCGGAACTGATCGAAACTGGTGCCGATAGGGGCCAGCAGAACGGTGCCTTCAGTCCCCAATGCCTTCAGTCCAGCACGCGCCGCCGCTCGCATGGTTTCATCTCCATCAGCCCCGGAGACAGTCACAAAGGGCAGCCCCAGTTCGCGGGCCAGCTTCTCGCCGTCTTCACCAAAGGCGATCACGGTTTTCACGCGGCCCCGGGCGGCCTCACGCAGCGGCCCCAGCTCCGCCCCCTTGTCACGCCCACCCACCAGCCAGGCAATCGGCGGCCTCGCTCGCTCCAGCGCCGCCTGCACAGCGATGGTGCGGGTGGCGATGCTGTCGTCGATAAAGCGCACGCCGCTCACCTGCGCCACCGTCTCGAAGCGGCCCCGCTGTGGCTGGGCAGCGCGCAGGGCAGCGGCCAGCACCTCGGTCTGCACTGGGCGGCCCAGCCGGATCAGCATGGCCTCGGCGGCCAGCAGTGCGGCGGCGGCGTTGGCCGGATGGATGGCGTCGGGCAGTTCGGCAGCGGTCAGGACTTCCTCGCCACTGTTCAGCACCAGCCGCGCCGGGGAGAAAGCAAGGATCTCAGCGCGCGTGCTGATCTCCAGCCCCTCCGGGACGATCAGCACGTCGCCCTCCTGCTGCCCCGCCGTGATGTTCAGTTTGGCGGCGTGGTAGGCGGCCACGGTGCGGTGGCGGTCCAGATGATCGACACCCAGATTGGTGATCACGGCCACGGGCAGGCGCAGGCCGGGCACCCGTTCCAGTTGAAAGCTGGACAGTTCGGCCACCGCCACCGCTGCCGTGTCCACCACATCCAGCAGCGGCGGATCGATGTTGCCGCCCTCGCGCGCGCGAACTCCGCAGGCCCGCAGCAGCGAGGCGATCAGCACCGTGGTTCCGCCCTTGCCCGCCGTGCCAGTCACGCCCACGATGGGCAGCGCCAGGCGCAGGCGGGCGGCCAGCATCACCTCACCGATGATCTCCGCGCCGCGCCCGCGCAGGCTTTCCAGGTCCGGGTGATCGATGGGCACACCGGGAGCCGCCACGACCGTTGCGTAAGTGCCGCCCACGTCGCCGCGCCCGTAATGCAACTTATCCATCAACGCCAGATCTTCAGCAGAGGGCCGGGCGTCGTGCCACTGCGCCCGCGTTCCCTCTGAGGACAGAAACCGCGCCACGCCACGTCCACTGCGGCCCAGACCGTAAATCAGGAGACTTCCGTTGCCACCACTGCCTTCCCCCACATCCTGTTCCCCAGTCACGCCCCCAACATAGGGGAAAATCATGAATGTGGCTGGCAAATGCCTGGGGCCAACGCGCTGTGGCCCCGTATCAGATTCCGGGGCAGCGCAGACGATGCGGAACACTCCTGGCAGGCAGACCTAATACGGGGCGGATTCCGTCTGTCTCGTGGGCAACCCAGGCCATCGCCCGTTTGCCCACTCCACACCCGAAACCCACCCCTATCCTGCTCGCCCTACGCGCAGTTCGGCTTATTTGAAACTGGCGGTCTTAGCCGTGCCGGACACCATAAAGCCCACGTACTGGCCGCCCAGACCGTGGCCGGGCACGCCGCAGACCAAGTTGTAGGTTCCGGCCTTACCCACCTTGAACACCACCGTCTCGGCCTTGCTGCCCCCCGCGATGCCCCCGGCGAGTTTGGAGGTGTAAGCCTTGGCGAAGGCCGCATCCTTTTCCGTGATGCTGGACGGCAGCGTTGCGCCCTTGGTCACGACGGCGCTGTGGGGCATCATCCCGACATTCTTGAAGACCATCTTGACGGTCCATCCGGCGGGGATGGTAAATCCCTTCTTGCCGTGATCGGCCCCGTTAAAGTTCAGACCGCCGTTGTCGCTGCCCTCTCCGGCATTGACCGTAATGGTGGCAGTCTTGGTGGCCGCGTCATTGCTGACATAGGTTGCGGCGCTGGCCTGACCGAGCATCAATAGCCCGGCAACGAACAGAATCTTTTTCATGCCGCGAGTGTAGGACCGCCCTGCCCCGGCATAAGCCAACGCCTCACAATCGGTCTTCACCCTCTCTTGCGTGGTTTGGGTGGTTTCTTAGAGTGTGTGGCCCCGTTCATTCCTCTCCGGGGCAGGGGTTGCGGTCACTCTTCCACACGCACTTCTACCGCTTTTCCCTGTGGCAGCCGATAGGCGCGCAGCACCCGGTTTTGCAGGTCCGCGATCACATAGGGCACCGGGTAAGCGGCCAGACGCAGATCGGTGGAACTGGGCCACGCCGGGCCGCGCGGATGGCTGTGGTACAGCGCCACCAGGGCCAGACCGCCCCCGCGCATGGCCTTGAGGGCACGCAGCAGATGCACCGGATCTGCCAGATACTCGCGCTCCGGCTGCGGGGAAATGTTGGGCAGGGGGTACAGCGCCACGGCGCGGGCTTCCTCACGATCCAAATCCTCCGCCGTCCGGCCTGTGCCGCCCAGCGCGCCCACGCATTCGCGTGGAAACTCGCGGGCGGCGTGCGCCCACAGCGCGTCGGCCAGCACGGGAGGCAGAATCAGGGACACGCCCGCATTATGGAGCGCGGGGGCGGCGTGCCGCGCGGCACAGGTTCAAGGCGACGTGGGCCAGCAACCGCCCGTCCCTTTCTAACCTCAAACGCCGTACAGGACGACTCAATTTCCAAATGATCCGGCCCGCTTTGCGTTACACTGCCCGCTATGTCGAAGGCCCGCGCCAAAAATTCTCCCCCGGTCAGCCGTTTCGACGGCGAGGCGCTGGGTCTGGTGCTGTTCGCGGTGGGCATTTTTCTGGCGGTGACGCTGCTGCTGCCGGGCGAGGACGGGCTGGGAGCGGGCGGCGCGGTCACCCCCGGCACTGGCGGCGCGGCGGGGTTCATGGGCGGGGCGCGTTCACTGCTGCTGGACGGGCTGGGCTGGGGCGCGTACCTGCTGCCGATCATTCCCGTCGCCTACGGCGCGCTGGTCTTCCTGGGCCGTGACCTGAGAAACCTGAGCCGCCGGGTGCTGGGCGGCATTGTGGTGGTGGCCTCGCTGCTGGCGCTGCACGAGGTCGTTCAACCGGGGGCGGCGGGGCAGGGGGCCGTGGTGGTGATGCGTCCGCTGGTGGCAACCCTCAGCTACGCGGCGCTGCTGCTGCCCCTGATCACCCTGACGCTGGGGCTGGAGCTGATGCTGCGGCTGACCCCACTGAGCATGCTCAAGTCTGTTTTCCGGCGGCTCAGCATGCTGCTGGGCGGTGCATCTGCGGGGGTGCAGGGGGCCATCGAGGCACGGCAGGACGGTATCGAGTCGGCCCGCGCACGCGGCGGCGTGCGCGCCGGGCTGATGGCCCACGGGCGCGAGCTGGACACCCTGCGCCGCCTGTACCCGGATGCCAATGAGATCAAAACCCAGCAAACCGAACTCAAGACCGCCCAGCGCGAGATACGTGGCCAGGACGAGGCGGGCCTCAAGGGGCTGGAGCGGGATCTGAAGCACTGGCAGGAAAGTACGCGCATCTTTGTCGGCAACGGTGCCCGTGACCTGCGCGAACTGGTGGCCCGTGAAGCCCCCGACGCCGGGGCCGACGCCGAGGCCCGCGCCGCCGAGATCCGCCAGGGCCGCCATGAGCTGAGCGTGGCGCTGCCCAGCACCCAGGCGTGCGACGCGCTGGAACGCCTGCGCCGCGCGATGGTCTCCGAGATCCAGCGCCTGTCCGGGCGTGCGGGCAAGCTGGAGCGCGAACGCGTGGCCGCCGAGAAGGCCCTTGCAAAAGCCGACAGCGCTGCGCTGGCCCGCGAGTGGCCCGCCCACCGCGAACGGCAGGTGGCATGGCAGGAGGTCAGCCGAGATTTTACCGCGTGGCGCGCGCGGGCC comes from the Deinococcus sp. AJ005 genome and includes:
- a CDS encoding endo alpha-1,4 polygalactosaminidase, with translation MLTAITALSPHLPLSVYYGPPTPQALKTLGGFGTVVVQTTLYQPAQLDALRAGGTRVLGYLSVGEDHPLGDYRCAPGCQAYHLEVNPQWGSVKVDATNPAWWAELLRRADLELKHADGLMLDTLDSAGTEATLALVQTLRTAFPKATLLANRGFGLLPGLARLVNGVLFEGFSTTHTPAYAALDKVGRTYTAHWLKEVRATGLSVCALDYADSPALARAARERAAQYNVQTFVTDRALSLAGGLH
- a CDS encoding MJ1477/TM1410 family putative glycoside hydrolase, whose product is MRAARTWAIQLGGLGGADGPRLAPLKRAPFGLLVIEPNDDDGQPWSRAEVETAAQSKLLVAYLSVGAAEDYRRYWQAGWKVGQPDWILKADPDWPGNYDVAYWNPAWQKLALAGLDTLIDQGFGGVYLDLIDAYMRRPERPTARAEMVRWVCEIAAHAHARDPQFLIIPQNAPELLSDPGYAACVNATAQEETFVYATDEVTEAGRQTELLASFKAWRKLGKPVLTLDYASNPGLISQTYSRARAAGLVPYVSVRNLDVLTPGR
- a CDS encoding FtsW/RodA/SpoVE family cell cycle protein gives rise to the protein MSLQLIIAQVLLMALGLLGIAAARPDLIVEHGWKTALALGITFAVARLRPKTFLKLGPPFWAFTLLLLLLVLVIGVGTAESTATKRWLDFGGPFRFQPSELAKLGLIMMLASFFSRRGVQNKLLSATVMIVLTTALIFAEPDLGSSVLMFGLGIILMYAAGVRISNITGFLFALALMALPVFSVYLEKHPYILARWQGHQVRDEERAIGLDQIGLAHRDLSWGGWWGQGPDGRRYEYFAAHTDMVVASVGFTTGLLGVVTLLFCYWLIVSVALQTSQLAARIRPMTAEIHGASILATGAMFMIVGQAMVNLAVAAGVFPVTGVPLPLVSFGFSSMLTMSVALGIIHSALREVKRNLPETETRPAEDRVAESEGMGLGAD
- the murD gene encoding UDP-N-acetylmuramoyl-L-alanine--D-glutamate ligase, whose translation is MTGEQDVGEGSGGNGSLLIYGLGRSGRGVARFLSSEGTRAQWHDARPSAEDLALMDKLHYGRGDVGGTYATVVAAPGVPIDHPDLESLRGRGAEIIGEVMLAARLRLALPIVGVTGTAGKGGTTVLIASLLRACGVRAREGGNIDPPLLDVVDTAAVAVAELSSFQLERVPGLRLPVAVITNLGVDHLDRHRTVAAYHAAKLNITAGQQEGDVLIVPEGLEISTRAEILAFSPARLVLNSGEEVLTAAELPDAIHPANAAAALLAAEAMLIRLGRPVQTEVLAAALRAAQPQRGRFETVAQVSGVRFIDDSIATRTIAVQAALERARPPIAWLVGGRDKGAELGPLREAARGRVKTVIAFGEDGEKLARELGLPFVTVSGADGDETMRAAARAGLKALGTEGTVLLAPIGTSFDQFRDYAQRGDSFRRAALALAQPAREEDA
- a CDS encoding sulfocyanin-like copper-binding protein, translating into MKKILFVAGLLMLGQASAATYVSNDAATKTATITVNAGEGSDNGGLNFNGADHGKKGFTIPAGWTVKMVFKNVGMMPHSAVVTKGATLPSSITEKDAAFAKAYTSKLAGGIAGGSKAETVVFKVGKAGTYNLVCGVPGHGLGGQYVGFMVSGTAKTASFK
- a CDS encoding Mov34/MPN/PAD-1 family protein, with product MSLILPPVLADALWAHAAREFPRECVGALGGTGRTAEDLDREEARAVALYPLPNISPQPEREYLADPVHLLRALKAMRGGGLALVALYHSHPRGPAWPSSTDLRLAAYPVPYVIADLQNRVLRAYRLPQGKAVEVRVEE